Genomic segment of Mycolicibacterium sarraceniae:
TGCTTTTCCACCACGCTCTGGGTGGCGATACCGGCGTGATCCATCCCGGGCAGCCACAGCACCTCGTAGCCCTGCATGCGCTTACGCCGGGTCAGCGCATCCATCAGCGTGTGGTCCAGCGCGTGACCCATGTGCAGGCTGCCGGTCACGTTCGGTGGCGGCAGCACGATCGAATACGCGGGCTTGCCGCTCGTCACGTCGGCCGTGAAGTAGCCGGCGGCGACCCAGCCCTGATAAAGCCCCGCCTCTACCGCACCGGGATCCCAAGACTTGGGGAGGGCGTCGGCGCGGGAGTCGTCAGTGGTGGTCACCCGACAAGTCTAAGAACGCCGGCGACCGGCCCAGCGGGCGACCTGGGCGGTCGTGACCTGCGCTACTTCTTCCCGCCCGGAGCCGGCCAACGCCGAGGCCACCTGGCTGGTGTCACTGCCACCGAAGATCCGCGGAACCAACTGATCACCCTGACCGACACTAGCCCTCGAGGCGGACCGTCTCCAGAGAAATCTCGGCAGCGGGAAACCGGGCGAGCAAGGCGTCACCCATGGCGGCGGCCGGAGTGAGCACACCGCGCAGCTCGGAGAGCTTGTCGCGGTCCAGCGCCAACGCCAGGCCGCACTCGCCGAGCATCACCGAGGTGGCCTTGTACCCCGGGTCACCCTGCTGGGAGATCGTGGCCCGATACCGCGCACCAGTGGTGGTGGTCGTGTAGGTCTCGGCCCGGTAGTAACCACGATCACGGGTCTGCTGGCTGGGACCCGTTCCGGGTTTTGGGGCGACGCGATCCACCAGCCGGCGTGGCAGGAAACGGAAGAACCGGCTGCCCAGTGCGACGATGCCGTTGTTCGCCACACTCGCCACCGCCGATAACACCGGCGCGGCAACCGAGGACCCGACGCTCATGTTCTCCGCGTACCGGAACCTACGGCCGTAGGCGTAATGCAATAGCGCGTTGCTGCGCCGCACGATTCGGGTGTTGTACATCGCCATCGCGAAGCCTGTCGTCCACACCCCGGCCAGTTCGGGCGCGATATTGCTACCGCGCCGCCACGGCAGATCCGGTTGCGGACCGAGTTCGGGTTCGACGGCCCGGTCTTGGGTGAGTGTGTAGGGGTCTTCGAGCATGCGCCGGGTGTTCGGGTCGTTGGAGGAGGCTCCGAAGACCTCGATCATCGAGGCGGCAGTGCCGCCCGACACCCCGCCGGAGAATCCGCGGAGT
This window contains:
- a CDS encoding saccharopine dehydrogenase family protein — its product is MTPEEREFDIVVYGATGFVGKLTAEYLARAGGGARIALAGRSPDKLLAVRETLGESAQSWPILTADAGSPSSLADMAARSRVVISTVGPYTRYGLPLVAACAAAGTDYADLTGEAMFVRQSIDDYHKQAVDTGARIVHACGFDSIPADMSVFALYRRALQDGSGELGDTDFVLRGFSGGVSGGTAASMIEVFGASSNDPNTRRMLEDPYTLTQDRAVEPELGPQPDLPWRRGSNIAPELAGVWTTGFAMAMYNTRIVRRSNALLHYAYGRRFRYAENMSVGSSVAAPVLSAVASVANNGIVALGSRFFRFLPRRLVDRVAPKPGTGPSQQTRDRGYYRAETYTTTTTGARYRATISQQGDPGYKATSVMLGECGLALALDRDKLSELRGVLTPAAAMGDALLARFPAAEISLETVRLEG